One window from the genome of Salvia miltiorrhiza cultivar Shanhuang (shh) chromosome 7, IMPLAD_Smil_shh, whole genome shotgun sequence encodes:
- the LOC130993394 gene encoding RNA polymerase sigma factor sigE, chloroplastic/mitochondrial-like isoform X2 has translation MGLVSVSSSAARTPLEVGAKYLARESLSRRPIVLSFQKDKTKNLALIAPKESIALPLETNKGNQKRLRKGKKRPEPVNVVLTDQASPSTSDLDYNEAAAKLEHIFKHSPTKAISVDEVKDRRIKRRQPPRKRTGETVETERKTADSVVRNQKKKESRLTLEKRIALRTKKAGESVASSQKIKHGNHDEVEKTNRLVRDYSASSDLVSLDWKKMKIPPVLPSSEHAWLFKLMQPMKEILQLKASVQNDLGKELTDGELANATNVSTVQLRKQLEVGRAARNKLIKHNLRLVLFVMNKYFQDFASGPRFQDLCQAGVKGLITGIDRFEPKRKFQLSTYSLFWIRHAIIRSMTLSSFTKVSFGLESVRADIQRAKLELLFELQRLPTDGEIIDRVGISAERFHEVMRVAKPILSLHAKHAVTQEELINGIKDVDGVEGDKRRQPALLRLALDDVLDSLKPKESLVIRQRYGLDGKGDRTLGEIAGNLNISREMVRKHEVKSLMKLKHPARVDYLRRYIF, from the exons ATGGGATTGGTGTCTGTTTCTAGTTCTGCTGCACGAACTCCCTTGGAAGTAGGTGCAAAATATTTGGCTCGTGAATCTTTATCTAGAAGACCAATTGTATTATCATTTCAAAAGGATAAAACTAAGAATTTAGCTCTAATTGCGCCTAAAGAATCTATAGCTTTACCTTTGGAGACAAATAAAGGAAACCAAAAGAGGTTAAGGAAGGGGAAAAAGCGGCCAGAACCAGTAAATGTGGTTTTAACAGACCAAGCATCTCCGAGTACATCAGATTTGGATTACAATGAAGCTGCTGCAAAGCTGGAACATATATTTAAACATAGTCCTACAAAGGCTATATCTGTTGATGAGGTGAAAGATCGTAGGATAAAGAGAAGGCAGCCACCAAGGAAAAGAACTGGAGAAACTGTGGAGACGGAGAGAAAAACTGCTGACAGTGTTGTAAGGAATCAAAAGAAGAAGGAGAGTAGGTTGACTCTTGAAAAGAGGATTGCTCTCAGGACGAAGAAAGCAGGTGAATCTGTTGCGTCATCTCAGAAAATAAAACACGGAAACCATGACGAAGTTGAGAAGACTAATAGGCTTGTTAGGGACTATTCAGCTTCCTCTGACTTGGTTAGCTTAGATTGGAAGAAAATGAAGATCCCTCCAGTTCTCCCGTCATCCGAGCATGCCTGGCTGTTTAAGCTGATGCAACCTATGAAG GAAATCCTTCAATTAAAGGCAAGTGTACAGAATGATTTAGGAAAAGAGCTGACAGATGGTGAGTTAGCAAATGCAACAAATGTGAGTACTGTTCAGCTGAGGAAACAATTGGAGGTTGGTCGAGCTGCCAGAAACAAATTGATCAAG CACAACCTGCGACTGGTCTTGTTCGTCATGAATAAGTATTTTCAAGACTTTGCAAGTGGCCCAAGGTTCCAGGACTTGTGTCAAGCTGGTGTAAAGGGTCTTATTACAGGCATTGACCGCTTTGAGCCAAAAAGGAAGTTCCAGCTCTCAACATATAGCCTCTTTTGGATCAGGCACGCCATTATTCGTTCTATGACACTTTCAAGTTTCACAAAGGTGTCGTTTGGCCTTGAGTCG GTCCGAGCTGATATTCAAAGGGCCAAGCTAGAGTTGTTGTTTGAACTTCAGAGATTGCCAACTGATGGAGAAATTATAGATCGAGTTGGGATCTCCGCAGAAAGATTCCATGAAGTAATGAGGGTAGCAAAGCCTATCCTTTCACTGCATGCAAAGCATGCAGTTACCCAGGAAGAGCTCATCAATGGAATCAAAGATGTAGATGGTGTTGAGGGAGACAAAAGAAGGCAACCTGCACTTCTCAGACTTGCTCTAGATGATGTG CTTGATTCTCTGAAGCCCAAGGAGAGTTTGGTGATCAGACAACGGTATGGGCTTGATGGTAAAGGAGATAGAACACTAGGAGAAATTGCAGGAAATCTCAACATTTCCAGGGAAATGGTTAGGAAGCATGAAGTGAAGTCTCTCATGAAGCTCAAGCATCCAGCTCGAGTTGATTACCTTCGTCGCTACATTTTCTGA
- the LOC130993394 gene encoding RNA polymerase sigma factor sigE, chloroplastic/mitochondrial-like isoform X1, whose translation MTRDRITLYNSYGFYCYIKIQMIRFHFLRLLISSYFDIFVLSVNFMGLIVQRLYNFGSKYLDHSFGMGLVSVSSSAARTPLEVGAKYLARESLSRRPIVLSFQKDKTKNLALIAPKESIALPLETNKGNQKRLRKGKKRPEPVNVVLTDQASPSTSDLDYNEAAAKLEHIFKHSPTKAISVDEVKDRRIKRRQPPRKRTGETVETERKTADSVVRNQKKKESRLTLEKRIALRTKKAGESVASSQKIKHGNHDEVEKTNRLVRDYSASSDLVSLDWKKMKIPPVLPSSEHAWLFKLMQPMKEILQLKASVQNDLGKELTDGELANATNVSTVQLRKQLEVGRAARNKLIKHNLRLVLFVMNKYFQDFASGPRFQDLCQAGVKGLITGIDRFEPKRKFQLSTYSLFWIRHAIIRSMTLSSFTKVSFGLESVRADIQRAKLELLFELQRLPTDGEIIDRVGISAERFHEVMRVAKPILSLHAKHAVTQEELINGIKDVDGVEGDKRRQPALLRLALDDVLDSLKPKESLVIRQRYGLDGKGDRTLGEIAGNLNISREMVRKHEVKSLMKLKHPARVDYLRRYIF comes from the exons ATGACTCGTGATAGAATTACACTATATAACTCTTACGGTTTCTATTGCTACATCAAAATTCAAATGATACGTTTTCACTTCCTTAGGCTTTTGATTTCTTcgtattttgatatttttgtaCTTAGCGTTAATTTCATGGGATTGATTGTTCAGCGCTTGTATAACTTTGGTAGTAAATATTTGGATCACAGTTTTGGCATGGGATTGGTGTCTGTTTCTAGTTCTGCTGCACGAACTCCCTTGGAAGTAGGTGCAAAATATTTGGCTCGTGAATCTTTATCTAGAAGACCAATTGTATTATCATTTCAAAAGGATAAAACTAAGAATTTAGCTCTAATTGCGCCTAAAGAATCTATAGCTTTACCTTTGGAGACAAATAAAGGAAACCAAAAGAGGTTAAGGAAGGGGAAAAAGCGGCCAGAACCAGTAAATGTGGTTTTAACAGACCAAGCATCTCCGAGTACATCAGATTTGGATTACAATGAAGCTGCTGCAAAGCTGGAACATATATTTAAACATAGTCCTACAAAGGCTATATCTGTTGATGAGGTGAAAGATCGTAGGATAAAGAGAAGGCAGCCACCAAGGAAAAGAACTGGAGAAACTGTGGAGACGGAGAGAAAAACTGCTGACAGTGTTGTAAGGAATCAAAAGAAGAAGGAGAGTAGGTTGACTCTTGAAAAGAGGATTGCTCTCAGGACGAAGAAAGCAGGTGAATCTGTTGCGTCATCTCAGAAAATAAAACACGGAAACCATGACGAAGTTGAGAAGACTAATAGGCTTGTTAGGGACTATTCAGCTTCCTCTGACTTGGTTAGCTTAGATTGGAAGAAAATGAAGATCCCTCCAGTTCTCCCGTCATCCGAGCATGCCTGGCTGTTTAAGCTGATGCAACCTATGAAG GAAATCCTTCAATTAAAGGCAAGTGTACAGAATGATTTAGGAAAAGAGCTGACAGATGGTGAGTTAGCAAATGCAACAAATGTGAGTACTGTTCAGCTGAGGAAACAATTGGAGGTTGGTCGAGCTGCCAGAAACAAATTGATCAAG CACAACCTGCGACTGGTCTTGTTCGTCATGAATAAGTATTTTCAAGACTTTGCAAGTGGCCCAAGGTTCCAGGACTTGTGTCAAGCTGGTGTAAAGGGTCTTATTACAGGCATTGACCGCTTTGAGCCAAAAAGGAAGTTCCAGCTCTCAACATATAGCCTCTTTTGGATCAGGCACGCCATTATTCGTTCTATGACACTTTCAAGTTTCACAAAGGTGTCGTTTGGCCTTGAGTCG GTCCGAGCTGATATTCAAAGGGCCAAGCTAGAGTTGTTGTTTGAACTTCAGAGATTGCCAACTGATGGAGAAATTATAGATCGAGTTGGGATCTCCGCAGAAAGATTCCATGAAGTAATGAGGGTAGCAAAGCCTATCCTTTCACTGCATGCAAAGCATGCAGTTACCCAGGAAGAGCTCATCAATGGAATCAAAGATGTAGATGGTGTTGAGGGAGACAAAAGAAGGCAACCTGCACTTCTCAGACTTGCTCTAGATGATGTG CTTGATTCTCTGAAGCCCAAGGAGAGTTTGGTGATCAGACAACGGTATGGGCTTGATGGTAAAGGAGATAGAACACTAGGAGAAATTGCAGGAAATCTCAACATTTCCAGGGAAATGGTTAGGAAGCATGAAGTGAAGTCTCTCATGAAGCTCAAGCATCCAGCTCGAGTTGATTACCTTCGTCGCTACATTTTCTGA